Proteins encoded in a region of the Streptomyces sp. NBC_00258 genome:
- a CDS encoding aldo/keto reductase — protein sequence MQTRTVGDVQVGAIGLGGMPMSIEGRPDEQRSVATVHAALEAGVTLIDTADAYHRDAHEVGHNESLIARAVAGYGGDTSDVLIATKGGHLRPGDGSWTLNGSPEYLKKACDASLERLGVEAIGLYQFHRPDPRVPYEESVGAIRDLLDAGKIRFAGISNASPERIRLANEILGGRLVSVQNQFSPAFRSSEPELELCAELGIAFLPWSPLGGISNAGALGSRYAAFADVARTHGVSPQQVCLAWMLAKAPVVIPIPGSSRPETIRDSVAAAELKLSTEEQSRLDAA from the coding sequence ATGCAGACACGCACCGTCGGTGACGTCCAGGTCGGAGCGATCGGTCTGGGCGGTATGCCGATGTCCATCGAGGGGCGCCCCGACGAGCAGCGTTCGGTCGCGACCGTCCACGCCGCGCTGGAGGCCGGCGTGACTCTGATCGACACCGCGGACGCCTATCACCGGGACGCCCACGAGGTCGGTCACAACGAGTCCCTGATCGCCCGCGCGGTGGCCGGGTACGGCGGCGACACCTCGGACGTGCTGATCGCGACGAAGGGCGGTCATCTGCGTCCGGGCGACGGCTCGTGGACGCTGAACGGCTCGCCGGAGTACCTGAAGAAGGCCTGCGACGCGTCGCTGGAGCGGCTCGGCGTCGAGGCCATCGGGCTCTACCAGTTCCACCGGCCGGACCCGCGAGTCCCCTACGAGGAGTCGGTCGGGGCGATCCGCGATCTGCTCGACGCGGGCAAGATCCGCTTCGCGGGCATCTCCAACGCCAGTCCCGAGCGGATCCGGCTGGCCAACGAGATCCTCGGCGGCCGACTGGTGAGCGTGCAGAACCAGTTCTCGCCCGCCTTCCGTTCCAGCGAGCCGGAGTTGGAGCTCTGCGCCGAACTGGGCATCGCGTTCCTGCCGTGGAGCCCGCTGGGCGGCATCTCGAACGCCGGCGCGCTGGGTTCGCGGTACGCCGCGTTCGCGGACGTGGCCAGGACACACGGCGTGAGCCCGCAGCAGGTCTGCCTGGCGTGGATGCTCGCGAAGGCACCGGTGGTGATCCCGATCCCGGGTTCCTCCCGCCCCGAGACCATCCGCGACTCGGTCGCTGCCGCGGAACTGAAGCTCTCCACGGAGGAACAGTCACGCCTCGACGCGGCGTGA
- a CDS encoding ABC transporter, giving the protein MIALLRYQAALLLRSQRWLPPVILYAAVLGIGVQTGQPVLDSLGYAAAAVLPVAAWLVRICATNEPPAARSCVGAAAGPARAHLACLLVAFGAAALLGVVATVFVTVVSDPASTDHRTPVPVVPAGGAGLLAALACALLGTAVGALTTRPLLRSTGRAVPAMLLAAVLALVVTGSPARVAVTDLVTGSQAGVVPAPVLPLFFAGAMAAAAVAVACALTTRRG; this is encoded by the coding sequence ATGATCGCGCTCCTCCGCTATCAGGCCGCGCTTCTGCTGCGCTCTCAGCGCTGGCTGCCGCCGGTCATCCTGTACGCGGCCGTTCTGGGGATCGGCGTCCAGACGGGCCAGCCGGTGCTGGACTCGCTCGGTTACGCGGCCGCCGCGGTGCTCCCCGTCGCGGCCTGGCTCGTACGGATCTGCGCCACCAACGAGCCGCCCGCCGCCCGCAGTTGTGTGGGTGCGGCGGCCGGGCCCGCGCGGGCGCATCTCGCCTGTCTGCTCGTCGCGTTCGGGGCGGCGGCGCTGCTCGGGGTGGTGGCGACAGTCTTCGTGACCGTGGTCAGCGATCCGGCGAGCACCGACCACCGGACGCCCGTGCCCGTCGTACCGGCGGGCGGCGCCGGGCTGCTCGCCGCGCTCGCCTGCGCACTGCTCGGCACGGCCGTCGGAGCGCTCACGACCCGGCCACTGCTGCGGTCGACCGGCCGGGCGGTCCCGGCCATGCTCCTTGCGGCGGTGCTCGCACTGGTGGTGACGGGATCGCCGGCCCGCGTGGCGGTCACCGACCTGGTGACGGGGTCGCAGGCGGGGGTCGTACCGGCGCCGGTGTTGCCGCTGTTCTTCGCCGGCGCGATGGCTGCGGCGGCGGTCGCGGTGGCATGCGCGCTGACCACCCGCCGGGGTTGA
- a CDS encoding ABC transporter ATP-binding protein — MNRELLLEGVGRRYGLGGTPWVLRGVDLTLAPGTLTRIEGANGTGKSTLLRLLAGIDAPTEGRITGRQRTAYVPERFPAALPFTAAGYLIHLGSVHGLSRGEAARAAVEWLERLGADEYARTPMSELSKGSSQKVAVAQALLAEPELLVLDEAWTGLDTAARTELERAVLERGAAGGTVVFVDHDPRRLAGAPDATYAVVDGNVRTVMGSSAPREGAYVVVEVQGPPGAEPPAEATRLAVSVEEHGPGPGLGRLRLTVPATHSDTLLRTLLTARPPWHVVSVGEESSATGGLPRASAVTVVDADADADADADADADADVDADAEVRS, encoded by the coding sequence ATGAATCGCGAGTTGCTGCTGGAGGGCGTCGGCCGCCGGTACGGTCTCGGCGGCACCCCATGGGTGCTGCGCGGCGTCGACCTCACGCTGGCCCCGGGCACCCTGACGCGGATCGAGGGCGCCAACGGCACCGGCAAGTCGACCCTGTTGCGCCTGCTCGCCGGGATCGACGCCCCCACCGAGGGCCGTATCACGGGCCGCCAACGCACCGCGTACGTCCCCGAGCGCTTCCCGGCCGCCCTCCCCTTCACCGCGGCCGGCTATCTGATCCACCTCGGCAGCGTCCACGGGCTGTCCCGGGGCGAGGCCGCCCGAGCCGCAGTCGAGTGGCTGGAACGCCTGGGCGCCGACGAGTACGCCCGTACGCCGATGTCGGAACTCTCCAAGGGCAGCAGCCAGAAGGTCGCGGTCGCCCAGGCCCTGCTCGCCGAACCGGAACTCCTCGTCCTCGACGAGGCCTGGACCGGCCTCGACACCGCCGCCCGTACGGAACTGGAGCGGGCGGTGCTGGAGCGCGGGGCCGCGGGCGGCACGGTGGTGTTCGTCGACCACGACCCGCGACGGCTGGCCGGGGCGCCGGACGCCACGTACGCGGTCGTGGACGGCAACGTCCGTACGGTCATGGGGAGTTCGGCGCCGAGGGAGGGGGCGTACGTGGTTGTCGAGGTACAGGGGCCACCGGGCGCCGAGCCGCCCGCGGAGGCGACACGACTGGCCGTCTCCGTCGAGGAGCACGGCCCCGGCCCCGGCCTCGGAAGGCTCCGCCTCACCGTCCCCGCGACGCATTCGGACACCCTGCTCAGAACCCTGCTGACGGCCCGCCCGCCGTGGCATGTGGTGAGCGTGGGGGAGGAGTCATCCGCGACCGGCGGACTGCCAAGAGCCTCTGCCGTCACGGTTGTTGATGCCGATGCCGATGCCGATGCCGATGCCGATGCCGATGCCGATGCCGATGTCGACGCCGACGCCGAGGTCCGCTCATGA
- a CDS encoding peptidyl-tRNA hydrolase, which translates to MSSDQTTTSGADAGNIPRDSPQDNPQDSPFRHERTARDEAPQYVLPLVVRIERNEPPGRTDALETAARAVLVMLSDERSLGDGEWAQAMRDWQDARIRKVVRRARGAEWRRAEALPGLTVTGKSAEVRVFPPVPLDGWPKDLARLQVSGTDLDDPEPPGDADPAAPVLWMNPDLDMSAGKSMAQAGHGAQLAWWELSDEDRTAWREAGFPLTVRTAAPARWTELTTSGLPLVRDAGFTEIAPGTTVAVEGYDRVGTLPDHVRRSAD; encoded by the coding sequence GTGAGCAGCGACCAGACGACCACCTCCGGTGCCGACGCCGGGAACATCCCGCGGGACAGCCCCCAGGACAACCCCCAGGACAGCCCCTTCCGGCACGAGCGGACCGCCCGCGACGAGGCACCGCAGTACGTGCTGCCCCTGGTTGTCCGCATCGAGCGGAACGAACCGCCGGGGCGTACGGACGCGCTGGAGACCGCGGCCCGTGCCGTCCTGGTGATGCTCAGCGACGAGCGGTCGCTGGGGGACGGGGAGTGGGCGCAGGCGATGCGGGACTGGCAGGACGCCCGGATCCGCAAGGTCGTCCGGCGGGCGCGCGGCGCCGAGTGGCGGCGGGCCGAGGCGCTGCCCGGCCTCACCGTCACCGGGAAGTCGGCCGAGGTCCGGGTCTTCCCTCCGGTCCCGCTCGACGGTTGGCCCAAGGACCTGGCACGCCTCCAGGTCTCCGGCACGGACCTGGACGACCCGGAGCCGCCGGGGGACGCCGACCCGGCGGCGCCCGTGCTCTGGATGAACCCGGACCTGGACATGTCGGCCGGCAAGTCGATGGCCCAGGCGGGCCACGGCGCCCAACTGGCCTGGTGGGAGCTGTCGGACGAGGACCGCACGGCCTGGCGCGAGGCGGGCTTCCCCCTCACGGTCCGTACCGCCGCCCCCGCCCGCTGGACCGAACTCACCACGAGCGGGCTGCCGCTGGTGCGCGACGCCGGCTTCACGGAGATCGCGCCCGGGACAACTGTCGCCGTCGAGGGGTACGACCGCGTCGGCACCCTGCCGGACCACGTGCGCCGGTCGGCGGACTAG
- a CDS encoding class I SAM-dependent methyltransferase has translation MNHPSPHTAHHVHEHEHDAGDHSEILDLDSEVLAEHIASITAWLPVGAGPRHIVDLGCGTGAGTLALLDRFPGAELTAVDSSAAHLHRLQEKVQEKVGEKARRKAAGAAGRPRIVQADLDAKVWPDLGTPELVWASASMHHMSDPDRTLRQVHDLLAPGGLFAVVELAGFPRFLPADAPEEAPGLEERCHAALDRRHAEQLPHRGADWGSKLTEAGFTVEGERTITVDLGPPHTEAVGRYALSGLRRMRGNAASALTAEDLTALDRLLDTDGPHSILRRGDLSVRTERTVWAARRT, from the coding sequence ATGAACCACCCCTCCCCGCACACAGCGCACCATGTTCACGAGCACGAGCACGACGCAGGAGACCACTCGGAGATCCTCGACCTGGACTCGGAAGTACTCGCCGAACACATCGCGTCCATCACCGCCTGGCTGCCCGTCGGGGCCGGCCCCCGCCACATCGTGGATCTGGGCTGCGGGACCGGAGCCGGCACTCTCGCTCTCCTCGACCGCTTTCCCGGGGCGGAGCTGACGGCCGTCGATTCCTCGGCCGCCCACCTGCACCGCCTCCAGGAGAAAGTCCAGGAGAAAGTCGGGGAGAAGGCTCGGAGAAAGGCGGCCGGAGCGGCCGGCCGCCCGCGCATCGTGCAGGCCGACCTCGACGCGAAGGTGTGGCCCGACCTCGGCACGCCGGAGCTGGTCTGGGCATCGGCCTCCATGCACCACATGTCCGACCCCGACCGCACCCTGCGCCAGGTCCACGACCTGCTGGCACCGGGCGGGCTGTTCGCCGTCGTCGAGCTGGCAGGCTTCCCCCGGTTCCTGCCCGCCGACGCCCCGGAAGAGGCTCCCGGCCTTGAGGAGCGCTGCCATGCCGCACTCGACCGACGCCACGCCGAGCAACTACCCCACCGCGGCGCCGACTGGGGAAGCAAGCTGACGGAAGCCGGCTTCACGGTCGAGGGCGAACGCACCATCACGGTCGACCTCGGGCCACCGCACACCGAGGCAGTGGGCCGCTACGCGCTCAGCGGTCTGCGCCGCATGCGCGGCAACGCCGCATCCGCCCTGACGGCCGAGGACCTGACCGCTCTCGACCGACTCCTCGACACCGACGGCCCGCACAGCATCCTGCGCCGCGGCGACCTGAGCGTGCGCACCGAGCGCACGGTGTGGGCCGCACGCCGCACCTGA
- a CDS encoding helix-turn-helix domain-containing protein yields MTQDNGELDSLVRKRIRALRVAQGWSLEELATRAQVSQSTLSRIETGRRRLALDQLVTLARALDTSLDQLVETATDDVISSPMIDAAHGLMRWPIKADPGMTVVRQRMTDPPPDNAARMRAHPGREWLVVLSGTAILLLGNRRLRIETNQAAEFTTMLPHAIGAEGGPCEILGIFDRDARRGHQRGEDAGQTNRPSP; encoded by the coding sequence ATGACGCAAGACAATGGTGAGCTGGACAGCCTGGTACGCAAACGCATCCGTGCCCTGCGCGTGGCCCAGGGCTGGTCCCTGGAGGAGCTGGCCACCCGTGCCCAGGTCAGCCAGTCCACGCTCAGCCGCATCGAGACCGGCCGGCGCCGCCTGGCCCTGGACCAGCTCGTCACCCTGGCCCGCGCCCTGGACACATCCCTCGACCAGCTGGTCGAGACCGCCACGGACGACGTCATCTCCAGCCCGATGATCGACGCGGCCCACGGGCTGATGCGCTGGCCCATCAAGGCGGACCCCGGCATGACCGTCGTACGCCAGCGAATGACCGACCCGCCGCCCGACAATGCCGCGCGGATGCGCGCCCACCCGGGCCGCGAATGGCTCGTCGTCCTCTCCGGCACCGCGATCCTGCTCCTGGGCAACCGGCGCCTGCGGATCGAGACCAACCAGGCGGCGGAGTTCACCACGATGCTCCCGCACGCCATCGGCGCCGAGGGCGGACCGTGCGAGATCCTCGGCATCTTCGACCGCGACGCCCGCCGCGGTCACCAGCGCGGCGAGGACGCGGGACAGACGAACCGCCCGTCTCCGTGA
- a CDS encoding MFS transporter, with product MSTNQAPELSPDPSGANAPGEGVPDARQRRTILIAVCVALMAVIASVSGLNVAQPDLAVAFDASQSTVLWIINLYTLSLAALLLPLGAIGDRFGRKPMLLAGLTVFGVASAAAGLAPSTEVMLAARLFSGVGAAVIMPITLAVITSTFPKEERGRAIGVWTGVAGGGGVLGMFLSAALVDAVSWRWLFVLPIALVVVALAMTLRSVPNSRETSGHAFDTVGALTSVVAVVGLIFVLQEGPERGWTAPAALIALVVGVIAAIGFVTWELRRRDAALLDVRLFRERGLAGGSITLLVVFGVQAGIFVVLFPFFQAVLGWSGLLSTLALMPMAVLMMAASGLAPRLAERVGPRATMATGILLAGAGLALMAAVVSVDGGYLSVLPGMLAMGVGMGLSMTPSTEAITSALPRERQGVASALNDVTREFGTALGVALLGALLSAGYRGAIDSRLGGVPEGPADTAREGVANALDAAPQAGNQAQALVRAARESFVDGWQNAMWAGVAVMAALFVYVLARGPQQPASTPANRPEPAADAIAP from the coding sequence ATGAGTACGAACCAGGCTCCCGAACTGAGCCCCGACCCGAGCGGCGCCAACGCCCCTGGCGAGGGCGTGCCCGACGCGCGTCAACGTCGCACGATCCTGATCGCCGTCTGTGTCGCGTTGATGGCCGTCATCGCGTCGGTGTCCGGGCTCAACGTCGCCCAGCCCGATCTCGCCGTCGCCTTCGACGCCTCGCAGAGCACGGTCCTGTGGATCATCAACCTCTACACGCTGAGCCTGGCCGCGCTCCTGCTGCCGCTCGGCGCGATCGGCGACCGCTTCGGCCGCAAGCCCATGCTGCTCGCCGGCCTGACCGTCTTCGGTGTCGCCAGTGCGGCGGCGGGTCTGGCCCCGTCGACCGAGGTCATGCTCGCCGCTCGTCTGTTCAGCGGCGTGGGCGCGGCGGTGATCATGCCGATCACCCTCGCCGTCATCACCTCGACCTTCCCGAAGGAGGAACGGGGACGGGCGATCGGCGTGTGGACCGGTGTGGCCGGCGGTGGCGGGGTCCTGGGCATGTTCCTCTCGGCCGCCCTGGTCGACGCGGTGAGCTGGCGGTGGCTGTTCGTCCTGCCCATCGCACTCGTCGTGGTCGCCCTCGCCATGACGCTGCGGTCCGTCCCCAACTCCCGCGAGACGTCCGGGCACGCTTTCGACACCGTCGGCGCGCTGACGTCCGTGGTCGCGGTGGTCGGGCTCATCTTCGTCCTCCAGGAAGGTCCCGAGCGGGGCTGGACCGCCCCCGCGGCCCTGATCGCCCTGGTCGTCGGCGTCATCGCCGCCATCGGCTTCGTGACCTGGGAACTGCGCCGCCGGGATGCCGCGCTCCTGGACGTGCGCCTGTTCCGAGAGCGCGGTCTGGCCGGTGGCTCGATCACGCTTCTGGTGGTCTTCGGGGTCCAGGCGGGCATCTTCGTGGTCCTCTTCCCGTTCTTCCAGGCCGTTCTCGGCTGGTCGGGGCTGCTGTCCACCCTGGCACTGATGCCCATGGCCGTGCTGATGATGGCGGCCTCCGGTCTCGCTCCACGGCTGGCGGAGCGTGTCGGCCCCCGGGCGACGATGGCCACGGGCATCCTCCTGGCCGGTGCCGGTCTTGCGCTCATGGCCGCCGTCGTCTCCGTCGACGGCGGCTATCTGTCCGTCCTTCCCGGGATGCTCGCCATGGGGGTCGGCATGGGTCTGTCGATGACGCCCTCCACCGAGGCCATCACCAGCGCCCTTCCGCGGGAGCGCCAGGGCGTCGCGTCGGCGCTCAACGACGTCACCCGCGAGTTCGGCACCGCACTCGGCGTCGCCCTGCTCGGAGCACTCCTGTCCGCCGGATACCGGGGCGCCATCGACTCCCGGCTCGGCGGCGTTCCCGAGGGCCCGGCCGACACCGCGCGCGAAGGCGTCGCCAACGCGCTCGACGCCGCGCCCCAGGCCGGCAATCAGGCGCAGGCGCTGGTCCGCGCCGCCCGGGAGTCGTTCGTCGACGGCTGGCAGAACGCCATGTGGGCAGGGGTCGCCGTCATGGCCGCCCTCTTCGTCTACGTCCTCGCCCGAGGGCCTCAGCAGCCCGCGAGCACACCGGCGAACCGGCCGGAACCGGCGGCCGACGCGATCGCTCCGTAA
- a CDS encoding GntR family transcriptional regulator, with product MKEDAPGAVLKRERVRDFILDLVESHRPGDAIPSERALCARLGVSRPTLRAAVDELVAAGLLVREHGRGMFVAPEKITQELVSGQQTMTAPQASGAWSSRLLEFTTFAAGARVGRKLRISPAAEIVYVARLRLVDGAPMAIEHLHIRADLVPTLSAQELEAGDLYEHLREQHGVHVQEAVQAIEPTVVTRAEAELLDVPELSPALLFERLTSDTTGRPVEYVHSIYRGDRYRIVSRLTLDPSATAPPARLGHHPGIPPGDFAHRDTIASSTRGDIQSAP from the coding sequence ATGAAGGAAGACGCACCCGGTGCGGTGCTCAAGCGGGAGCGGGTCCGCGACTTCATCCTCGATCTCGTCGAGTCGCACCGCCCGGGTGACGCGATCCCCTCCGAGCGCGCCCTGTGCGCCCGGCTGGGCGTGTCCCGCCCGACCCTGCGCGCGGCGGTCGACGAACTCGTCGCCGCGGGTCTCCTGGTGCGGGAACACGGCCGCGGCATGTTCGTGGCGCCCGAGAAGATCACCCAGGAACTCGTCTCCGGCCAGCAGACCATGACGGCGCCTCAGGCCTCCGGGGCCTGGTCGAGCCGCCTGCTGGAGTTCACCACCTTCGCGGCCGGTGCGCGCGTGGGTCGCAAGCTGCGTATCTCACCCGCCGCGGAGATCGTGTACGTGGCACGGCTGCGCCTGGTCGACGGCGCCCCGATGGCCATCGAGCATCTGCACATCAGGGCCGATCTGGTCCCCACCCTGTCCGCCCAGGAACTGGAGGCCGGCGACCTCTACGAGCACCTGCGCGAACAGCACGGCGTACACGTCCAGGAGGCCGTCCAGGCGATCGAGCCGACCGTCGTCACCCGGGCCGAGGCCGAGCTGCTCGACGTTCCCGAGCTGTCCCCGGCGCTCCTCTTCGAGCGGCTCACCTCCGACACCACGGGGCGGCCCGTCGAATACGTCCACTCGATCTACCGCGGCGACCGCTACCGCATCGTCTCCCGGCTCACCCTCGATCCCTCGGCCACGGCGCCGCCGGCCCGGCTCGGACACCACCCCGGCATCCCCCCGGGCGACTTCGCACATCGCGACACCATCGCGTCCTCCACTCGGGGGGACATCCAGTCGGCGCCGTGA
- a CDS encoding extracellular solute-binding protein — MKLRLFAGVSVLLMTAGLSACSSSSDDSDGGSGGSTAIDVWLMRDSVSARFQKDFVKGFEAAHPDIDVKVQIQEWDGIGEKVTAALASSDAPDVIETGNTQVAQFAQSGGLLDLSDKADELGGKDWLKGLAEPGAYEGKQYGIPYYAANRVVIYRTDLFEEAGVDAAAIKTRDQWIAATKKLNSGDTQGIYLPGQMWYALAGFVWDEGGDLATESGGKWQGNLDTPEAIRGMEFYEKLQALGKGPKDSDEDSPPQADVMAKGKVAQVISTPGGANVVIENNPALKGKLGFFPIPGKTAGTPGAVFTGGSDLVIPTASAKQDAAYTFIKELTGDAWQKKLAVAMSYVPNKTTLAGAVASDPGASAMAVGAAEGHATPNTPGWAAVEAKNPIKDYMTAVLTGGDPEKAAATASDAITTAMNSGS; from the coding sequence GTGAAGCTCCGCTTGTTTGCCGGTGTGTCCGTGCTTCTGATGACCGCCGGGCTGAGTGCCTGCAGCAGTTCCTCCGACGACTCCGACGGCGGTTCCGGCGGGAGCACCGCCATCGACGTCTGGCTGATGCGCGACAGCGTCTCGGCGCGGTTCCAGAAGGACTTCGTCAAGGGCTTCGAGGCCGCTCACCCGGACATCGACGTCAAGGTGCAGATCCAGGAGTGGGACGGGATCGGCGAGAAGGTCACGGCGGCCCTCGCCAGCAGCGACGCACCGGACGTGATCGAGACGGGCAACACCCAGGTCGCCCAGTTCGCGCAGAGCGGTGGCCTGCTCGACCTCAGCGACAAGGCCGACGAACTCGGGGGCAAGGACTGGCTCAAGGGTCTTGCCGAGCCGGGCGCCTACGAGGGCAAGCAGTACGGCATCCCGTACTACGCCGCCAACCGCGTCGTCATCTACCGCACCGACCTCTTCGAGGAGGCGGGCGTCGACGCGGCCGCGATCAAGACCCGCGACCAGTGGATCGCCGCCACGAAGAAGCTCAACTCCGGCGACACACAAGGCATTTATCTGCCCGGGCAGATGTGGTACGCCCTCGCGGGCTTCGTCTGGGACGAGGGCGGCGACCTCGCCACCGAGTCGGGCGGCAAGTGGCAGGGCAACCTCGACACCCCCGAGGCGATCCGCGGCATGGAGTTCTACGAGAAGCTCCAGGCACTCGGCAAGGGCCCCAAGGACTCCGACGAGGACAGCCCTCCGCAGGCGGACGTCATGGCCAAGGGGAAGGTCGCCCAGGTCATCTCGACTCCCGGCGGCGCCAACGTCGTCATCGAGAACAACCCCGCACTGAAGGGCAAGCTCGGCTTCTTCCCGATCCCGGGCAAGACCGCCGGGACACCGGGTGCAGTCTTCACCGGCGGCTCCGACCTCGTCATCCCCACGGCCTCCGCCAAACAGGACGCGGCCTACACGTTCATCAAGGAACTCACCGGCGACGCCTGGCAGAAGAAGCTCGCGGTCGCCATGAGCTACGTCCCGAACAAGACCACCCTCGCCGGCGCGGTCGCCTCGGACCCGGGCGCCTCGGCCATGGCGGTCGGCGCCGCCGAAGGCCATGCCACGCCCAACACACCGGGCTGGGCCGCCGTCGAGGCCAAGAACCCGATCAAGGACTACATGACGGCCGTTCTCACCGGAGGCGACCCCGAGAAGGCAGCCGCCACCGCGTCCGACGCCATCACCACGGCGATGAACTCCGGCTCCTGA
- a CDS encoding carbohydrate ABC transporter permease: MSAVREQTASHPPPSTSRPRRDTGSGRRRPSKDGGRGIWPYVLIAPAVLGTLYLLVYPLVRAVVISLQDFGLRQLILGDACFVGLKNYETLLGDSRFWEVVRRTFLFMAVNVVLIMVLSTLVALMIERLGRFGRIAVLSALVLTWAMPVIAATTVFQWLFHSEFGIVNAVLTDLGFESFDRYPWFAHGPAAFAILIALIVWQSVPFAAITLYSALTTVPTELYESARLDGASGPRIFRSITYPIVRPIFMLVLSLEVIWTFKAFVQIWVMTNGGPGDATTILPVYAVQTALSSQRYDLGSAASMVTVVLMSGVLVLYFRQMFRQEDELS, encoded by the coding sequence GTGTCGGCCGTCCGAGAGCAGACCGCGTCCCACCCCCCACCGAGCACCTCCCGACCCCGGCGCGACACCGGCTCGGGACGGCGCCGCCCGTCGAAGGACGGCGGCCGCGGGATCTGGCCGTACGTCCTGATCGCGCCCGCCGTCCTCGGCACGCTCTACCTGCTCGTCTATCCCCTGGTCCGTGCCGTGGTGATCTCGCTTCAGGACTTCGGGCTGCGCCAACTCATCCTGGGCGACGCGTGTTTCGTCGGGCTCAAGAACTACGAGACGCTGCTCGGGGACAGCCGCTTCTGGGAGGTCGTGCGCCGCACGTTCCTCTTCATGGCTGTCAACGTCGTACTGATCATGGTGCTGTCCACGCTGGTGGCGCTGATGATCGAGCGACTCGGCCGGTTCGGCCGGATCGCGGTCCTCAGCGCGCTGGTGCTTACCTGGGCGATGCCCGTCATCGCGGCGACCACCGTCTTCCAGTGGCTGTTCCACTCGGAGTTCGGCATCGTCAACGCGGTCCTGACGGACCTGGGGTTCGAGTCCTTCGACCGCTACCCCTGGTTCGCGCACGGACCGGCCGCCTTCGCCATCCTCATCGCCCTCATCGTGTGGCAGTCCGTGCCGTTCGCGGCGATCACCCTCTACTCGGCCCTCACCACCGTCCCCACCGAGCTGTACGAGTCGGCGCGGCTCGACGGGGCGTCGGGGCCGCGGATATTCCGGTCCATCACCTATCCGATCGTCCGGCCGATCTTCATGCTCGTGCTCTCGCTCGAAGTGATCTGGACCTTCAAGGCGTTCGTCCAGATCTGGGTGATGACCAACGGCGGGCCCGGCGACGCGACCACGATCCTGCCCGTGTACGCGGTGCAGACGGCCCTGTCGAGCCAGCGCTACGACCTCGGCTCGGCGGCCTCCATGGTCACCGTCGTGCTGATGTCGGGCGTGCTCGTCCTCTACTTCCGCCAGATGTTCCGCCAGGAGGACGAGCTCTCATGA
- a CDS encoding carbohydrate ABC transporter permease: MSTTTRPRVRRLPLNAAAVVTVVVCLFPVYWMVATAFTPTRDIQSDNPRILPGSWTLDHFRTAVGADGFGLFWRNSILVTLSAVVLALVIALGAAYAVARMRWKGRRQFVLMVFIAQMAPWESLIIPVYIISRDTDMLDRLPTLTLVYFMMTLPFTLIVLRGFIDTIPPELEESAQVDGCTRPGAFRHIAFPLLAPGLMATSLFGYITAWNEFTYANFLIIKQQDNRTLPVWLSSFQNVFGTDWGATMAASTLFAAPALVVFLALQRHVTSGFAAGAVKG; the protein is encoded by the coding sequence ATGAGCACCACCACCCGGCCCCGCGTCCGTCGACTGCCCCTGAACGCCGCCGCCGTCGTCACGGTCGTGGTCTGTCTGTTCCCGGTCTACTGGATGGTCGCCACCGCGTTCACCCCGACCCGTGACATCCAGTCCGACAACCCCCGGATCCTCCCGGGGAGTTGGACGCTCGACCACTTCCGCACGGCCGTCGGCGCCGATGGCTTCGGCCTGTTCTGGCGCAACAGCATCCTCGTCACGCTGAGCGCCGTCGTGCTCGCCCTCGTCATCGCGCTCGGCGCCGCCTACGCGGTCGCCCGGATGCGGTGGAAGGGGCGCCGGCAGTTCGTTCTCATGGTCTTCATCGCCCAGATGGCGCCCTGGGAGTCGCTGATCATCCCGGTCTACATCATCTCCCGGGACACCGACATGCTCGACCGGCTGCCGACCCTGACCCTCGTCTACTTCATGATGACGCTGCCCTTCACGCTGATCGTCCTGCGCGGCTTCATCGACACGATCCCCCCGGAACTGGAGGAGTCCGCCCAGGTCGACGGCTGCACCCGGCCCGGCGCGTTCCGGCACATCGCGTTCCCCCTCCTTGCACCGGGCCTGATGGCCACCTCGCTGTTCGGCTACATCACCGCCTGGAACGAGTTCACGTACGCCAACTTCCTGATCATCAAGCAGCAGGACAACCGCACCCTGCCCGTGTGGCTGTCCTCGTTCCAGAACGTGTTCGGCACCGACTGGGGCGCCACCATGGCCGCCTCGACCCTCTTCGCCGCCCCGGCACTCGTCGTGTTCCTGGCGCTCCAGCGCCATGTCACCTCGGGCTTCGCCGCCGGCGCGGTCAAGGGCTGA